One genomic window of Halorhabdus sp. CBA1104 includes the following:
- a CDS encoding phosphatidylserine/phosphatidylglycerophosphate/cardiolipin synthase family protein, which translates to MLVVVLLLASGTYVAGAHSEPAGAEIVEIYPNPVAEDDAGEYVVLSVPPETNLTGWTLSDDHRTVALPNVTVSGRVALSTNPVPVRNRTDATVVELAGHVALANSGENVTVSDGDRVRARLSYTAAPEGAVGHVENGTLTWRSLGKTDFPVRTAGPGQVRTFVFPDAGGLPSDLLRSADDRILLAGYTFSSGRATDALIAANERGVNVRVLLEGGPVGGMTARQARLLDRLVAANVSVRVVDGPYARVDHHHAKYAVVDDRAVVLTENWKPAGTGGQSSRGWGVVLTQPSATRALVSTFEADAGWRDAVAWEQFRSEAAVTDGEKATQTFRQRYQPRTFSAANASVLLAPENAETGVIERLDAATESIHVVQVGVGGPDQSFVRALKRAATRGVEVRLLLSRAWYAREDNRAVADSLESWANERDASLSVRLARPRDRFEKIHAKGAIVDGDEVLLGSLNWNDHSARQNREVVIALDGSGPARYYDRVFRDDWRATIWQVTAGLLVAVLAALSVAGFVGRHIAFQDSPSPQACVDDHEHSSVGRY; encoded by the coding sequence ATGCTTGTGGTGGTACTCTTGCTCGCGAGCGGTACGTACGTTGCTGGCGCACACTCCGAACCCGCGGGTGCTGAAATCGTCGAGATCTATCCAAACCCCGTCGCCGAGGACGATGCGGGCGAGTACGTCGTCCTCTCGGTCCCACCGGAGACGAACCTGACCGGCTGGACGCTATCGGACGACCACAGGACCGTCGCACTACCGAACGTGACGGTCTCAGGGCGGGTCGCGCTCTCGACGAATCCGGTTCCGGTCCGAAATCGTACCGACGCGACAGTCGTCGAGCTGGCGGGGCACGTCGCACTCGCCAACAGTGGTGAGAACGTGACCGTCAGCGACGGCGACCGCGTGCGTGCCCGGCTCAGCTATACAGCTGCGCCCGAAGGAGCGGTCGGTCACGTCGAGAACGGCACACTCACGTGGCGATCGCTTGGCAAGACTGACTTTCCCGTCCGGACGGCCGGCCCCGGGCAGGTTCGGACGTTCGTGTTCCCCGACGCGGGTGGACTCCCGAGTGACCTACTGCGGAGTGCCGACGATCGTATCCTGCTTGCGGGGTATACGTTCAGCTCTGGGCGGGCGACCGACGCGCTGATCGCCGCCAACGAGCGGGGCGTGAACGTCCGCGTGCTGTTGGAAGGTGGCCCAGTCGGCGGGATGACAGCCCGCCAGGCCCGACTCCTCGATCGGTTGGTCGCCGCGAACGTCTCCGTTCGAGTCGTCGACGGCCCGTATGCACGCGTCGATCACCACCACGCCAAATACGCCGTCGTCGACGACCGCGCGGTCGTCCTGACCGAAAACTGGAAGCCGGCCGGCACTGGTGGACAGTCCTCGCGAGGGTGGGGTGTCGTGCTCACCCAGCCTTCGGCGACAAGGGCACTCGTCTCGACGTTCGAGGCAGACGCCGGCTGGCGAGACGCCGTGGCTTGGGAACAGTTCAGGAGTGAAGCAGCGGTGACGGATGGCGAAAAGGCAACCCAGACATTCAGGCAGCGCTACCAGCCACGGACGTTCAGCGCAGCGAACGCGTCGGTACTGCTCGCCCCCGAGAACGCAGAAACGGGGGTCATCGAGCGGCTCGACGCCGCAACGGAGTCGATTCACGTCGTCCAGGTGGGTGTCGGCGGCCCCGATCAATCGTTCGTCCGGGCGTTGAAGCGAGCGGCCACACGGGGCGTCGAGGTCCGACTCTTGCTCTCGCGAGCCTGGTATGCCCGCGAGGACAATCGGGCCGTCGCCGACTCGCTGGAATCGTGGGCAAACGAACGAGACGCGTCGCTGTCTGTCAGACTGGCCCGGCCACGCGATCGCTTCGAAAAGATCCACGCGAAAGGGGCAATCGTCGACGGTGATGAAGTACTCCTCGGCAGCCTCAACTGGAACGACCACTCGGCTCGACAGAACCGGGAGGTCGTGATCGCCCTAGACGGGAGTGGACCGGCTCGCTATTACGATCGTGTCTTCCGCGACGATTGGCGGGCGACCATCTGGCAAGTGACGGCCGGCCTGCTGGTCGCCGTCTTGGCTGCCCTCTCGGTCGCGGGGTTCGTCGGGCGACACATCGCGTTTCAGGACAGTCCAAGCCCACAAGCGTGTGTGGACGACCACGAGCACAGCTCTGTTGGTCGATACTGA
- a CDS encoding DHH family phosphoesterase gives MSDGSPDDGNGGAEQSADDRPVVYDLDPRCPFEDVEEGAMYHATVNGVVEYGVFVDLSEEVSGLVHESNLQGSYGTGEKLIVELETVRENGDLAFAERRPTDYRTVAVDHDDGINGDDLATQVGESVRLDGAVVQVRQTGGPTIFQVRDGDRIVPCAAFEQAGVRAYPAVEIGDLVSVRGRVEEREDSHQIEVESLDVLEDDAAEELQAQLDATLAEAAEPHDVDPLVDWPALDPLLDELEDVARQLREAVLEGRPIRMRHHADGDGLCASVPLAVAIENMVEDIYADGDAARHLLKRLPSKAPYYEMEDVTRDLNHALESRERHGQQLPLLVMLDNGSTEEDTPAYRNLAHYDVPIVVIDHHHPDPEAVEGLVDAHVNPYLHGEDYRITTGMLSVELARMIDPSLTDDLQHVPAVAGLADRSEADTMESYLDLAADAGYEPDDLRSVGEALDYATHWLRYSAGDPLITDVLNVDCDDRARHEEIVEFLATRAERDVEDQLDAAMEHVESEPLDNGAQLYRLDVENAARRFTYPAPGKTTGTIHDRKVEETDQPVITIGYGPDFAVLRSDGVRLDIPEMVEQLREEVPGGGVSGGGHLVVGSIKFVEGQREAVLDALVEKMAAAEIDEELHSSAALPEDV, from the coding sequence ATGTCCGACGGATCTCCTGACGACGGCAACGGTGGGGCCGAGCAGTCGGCCGACGACCGACCGGTCGTCTACGATCTCGATCCTCGCTGTCCCTTCGAGGATGTCGAGGAGGGTGCGATGTATCATGCGACGGTCAACGGCGTCGTCGAGTACGGCGTCTTCGTCGATCTCTCCGAGGAAGTCTCCGGCCTGGTCCACGAGTCGAACCTCCAGGGGAGTTACGGCACGGGTGAGAAGCTCATCGTCGAACTCGAAACTGTCCGGGAGAACGGCGATCTGGCCTTCGCCGAGCGACGGCCGACCGACTACCGGACGGTCGCCGTCGACCACGACGACGGTATCAACGGTGACGATCTCGCCACGCAGGTCGGCGAATCTGTCCGTCTCGACGGGGCGGTTGTTCAGGTCCGCCAGACCGGCGGCCCGACGATCTTCCAGGTTCGAGATGGCGACCGTATCGTCCCCTGTGCGGCCTTCGAGCAGGCCGGCGTTCGCGCCTATCCTGCCGTCGAGATCGGCGATCTCGTCTCCGTTCGGGGTCGGGTCGAAGAACGTGAAGACAGCCACCAGATCGAGGTCGAATCACTGGACGTCCTCGAGGACGACGCTGCCGAGGAGCTGCAAGCACAGTTAGACGCCACACTCGCCGAGGCCGCCGAGCCACACGATGTCGATCCGCTCGTCGACTGGCCGGCACTCGACCCGCTGCTCGATGAGCTCGAAGACGTCGCTCGACAACTCCGAGAAGCCGTCCTCGAAGGTCGACCGATCCGGATGCGCCATCACGCCGACGGTGACGGCCTCTGTGCCAGTGTCCCGCTCGCGGTCGCCATCGAGAACATGGTCGAGGACATCTACGCCGACGGCGACGCTGCCCGGCATCTCCTCAAACGGCTGCCATCGAAAGCGCCCTACTACGAGATGGAAGACGTCACGCGTGACCTGAATCACGCCCTGGAGAGTCGTGAACGCCACGGTCAGCAACTGCCCTTGCTGGTCATGCTTGACAACGGCTCGACCGAAGAGGACACGCCGGCCTACCGGAACCTCGCTCACTACGATGTCCCGATCGTCGTCATCGACCATCACCATCCGGACCCCGAAGCCGTCGAGGGGCTCGTCGACGCTCACGTCAACCCGTACCTCCACGGTGAGGACTACCGGATCACGACGGGCATGCTCAGCGTCGAACTCGCCCGGATGATCGATCCCTCTCTGACCGACGACCTCCAGCACGTCCCCGCCGTTGCCGGCCTGGCCGACCGCTCGGAAGCCGACACGATGGAGTCCTATCTGGATCTCGCCGCCGACGCGGGCTACGAACCCGACGACCTCCGGTCCGTGGGCGAAGCGCTCGATTATGCGACCCACTGGCTGCGCTACAGCGCCGGCGACCCGCTGATCACCGACGTCTTGAACGTCGACTGTGACGACCGGGCGCGCCACGAGGAGATCGTCGAGTTCCTCGCCACACGAGCCGAGCGGGACGTCGAGGACCAGCTCGATGCGGCCATGGAACACGTCGAAAGCGAGCCACTCGACAACGGTGCCCAGCTGTACCGGCTCGACGTCGAGAACGCCGCCCGCCGGTTCACCTACCCGGCCCCGGGCAAGACCACTGGCACGATCCACGATCGCAAAGTCGAGGAGACTGACCAACCGGTCATCACGATCGGGTACGGGCCGGACTTCGCTGTCCTGCGGAGCGATGGCGTTCGACTCGACATTCCGGAGATGGTCGAACAGCTTCGCGAGGAAGTACCTGGCGGTGGCGTCAGCGGCGGCGGCCACCTCGTCGTCGGGTCGATCAAGTTCGTCGAGGGGCAACGGGAGGCTGTCCTCGATGCACTGGTCGAGAAGATGGCGGCCGCAGAGATCGACGAGGAACTGCACAGCTCCGCGGCGCTTCCCGAGGACGTCTAA
- a CDS encoding Mov34/MPN/PAD-1 family protein: protein MRLFRSAGVIGIAKAALSFALAASRDSHPHEYMGMLRGEDARSLGLDREGTVVTDVLVIPGTESNPVSATVKTSMIPNDIQSVGSIHSHPNGVLQPSDADRASFQRGDAHIIVGAPYERDDWQAFDSQGDPIDLDVLDVEPPEEAFFDFTQEDIDAELREESDSREGWQ, encoded by the coding sequence ATGCGGCTGTTTCGCTCGGCGGGTGTCATCGGCATTGCCAAAGCGGCGCTATCTTTTGCCCTGGCGGCGAGTCGTGACAGCCACCCCCACGAGTATATGGGGATGCTCCGCGGAGAGGATGCCCGCTCGCTGGGCCTCGATCGGGAGGGAACGGTCGTGACCGACGTGTTGGTCATTCCTGGTACCGAATCCAACCCCGTCAGTGCGACCGTCAAGACGAGTATGATCCCCAACGACATTCAGAGCGTTGGCTCCATCCACTCCCACCCTAACGGCGTCCTCCAGCCCAGCGACGCCGACCGCGCGAGTTTCCAGCGCGGGGACGCCCACATCATCGTCGGCGCGCCCTACGAACGCGACGACTGGCAAGCCTTCGATAGCCAGGGCGACCCGATCGACCTGGACGTCCTCGACGTCGAGCCACCCGAGGAGGCCTTCTTCGATTTCACGCAGGAAGACATCGACGCGGAACTTCGCGAAGAGAGCGACAGTCGGGAGGGGTGGCAATGA
- a CDS encoding adenylyltransferase/cytidyltransferase family protein, protein MTKVLAQGTFDLLHPGHLHYLREAKAMGEQLHVIVARGENVTHKQPPVLPDQQRLEMVAALNPVDAAHIGHPEDIFVPVERIDPDVLVLGYDQHHDEEKIADALTDRGIDCAVRRANACDTEYDGAVLSTGEIIDRILQNRDGE, encoded by the coding sequence ATGACGAAGGTCCTCGCACAGGGCACCTTCGACCTGTTGCACCCGGGCCATTTGCATTACCTCCGGGAAGCAAAGGCGATGGGCGAGCAGCTTCACGTCATCGTCGCCCGCGGTGAGAACGTCACGCACAAGCAGCCACCCGTCCTTCCGGATCAACAGCGCCTGGAGATGGTCGCCGCCCTGAACCCTGTCGATGCGGCCCACATCGGCCACCCTGAAGACATCTTCGTCCCGGTTGAGCGGATCGATCCTGACGTGCTCGTGCTTGGCTACGACCAGCACCACGACGAGGAAAAGATTGCCGACGCACTCACAGATCGTGGCATCGACTGTGCGGTTCGGCGGGCGAATGCCTGCGATACGGAGTACGACGGGGCCGTACTGTCGACAGGAGAGATCATCGATCGCATTCTACAGAATCGAGACGGCGAGTAA
- a CDS encoding pyridoxal phosphate-dependent aminotransferase, whose translation MNQDFAERVTRVEPSATIAISNLAAELESEGVDVVDLSVGEPDFDTPENVKDAAKAAMDAGETGYTPSDGIPELKDAIVEKLHADGLTQYGTENVLVTPGGKQALYEVFQTLIDDGDEVALLDPAWVSYEAMVKLAGGSLARVDTAAHDFDLEPALDDLAATVSDETELLVVNSPGNPHGSVYSDAALEGVRDLAVEHDITVISDEIYKEITYDGCEATSLGTLDGMADRTITLNGFSKAYAMTGWRLGYFAGPEELVEQAGKLHSHSVTCAVNFVQHAGVEALRNTDESIAEMRAAFEQRRDMLVDLFAEHGKDVPEPEGAFYMMLPVREDDQAWAEEAVEEAAVATVPGSPFGTPGYVRLSYAASQERLREAVERLADADLL comes from the coding sequence ATGAATCAGGACTTCGCCGAACGGGTCACGCGCGTCGAACCGAGTGCGACCATCGCCATCAGCAACCTCGCCGCCGAACTCGAGAGTGAGGGTGTCGATGTCGTCGACCTGAGTGTCGGCGAACCGGACTTCGACACGCCAGAGAACGTCAAAGACGCCGCCAAGGCGGCGATGGACGCCGGCGAGACGGGCTACACCCCCTCCGATGGCATCCCCGAACTCAAGGATGCCATCGTCGAGAAACTCCACGCCGACGGTCTCACGCAGTACGGGACCGAGAACGTCCTCGTGACGCCGGGCGGCAAGCAGGCCCTCTATGAAGTCTTTCAGACCCTGATCGACGACGGCGACGAAGTGGCCCTCCTCGATCCCGCGTGGGTCTCCTACGAGGCGATGGTCAAACTCGCCGGCGGGAGTCTCGCCCGCGTCGACACGGCCGCCCACGACTTCGACCTCGAACCCGCCCTCGATGACCTGGCGGCGACTGTCTCCGACGAGACGGAACTGCTCGTGGTCAATTCGCCGGGCAACCCCCACGGGTCGGTGTACTCCGACGCCGCTCTGGAGGGCGTCCGTGACCTGGCCGTCGAGCACGACATCACCGTGATCTCCGACGAGATCTACAAGGAGATCACCTACGACGGTTGCGAGGCAACCAGCCTGGGGACCCTCGACGGCATGGCAGACCGGACGATCACACTCAACGGCTTCTCGAAGGCCTACGCGATGACCGGTTGGCGGCTGGGCTACTTCGCCGGCCCCGAGGAACTGGTCGAGCAGGCCGGGAAGCTCCATTCGCACTCGGTCACCTGTGCCGTGAACTTCGTCCAGCACGCCGGCGTCGAAGCGCTGCGAAACACCGACGAGAGTATCGCGGAGATGCGGGCGGCCTTCGAGCAGCGTCGGGACATGTTGGTCGATCTCTTTGCCGAGCACGGCAAGGACGTCCCGGAACCGGAGGGTGCGTTCTACATGATGCTGCCGGTCCGGGAGGACGACCAAGCCTGGGCCGAGGAAGCCGTCGAGGAGGCTGCAGTCGCCACGGTCCCGGGCAGTCCGTTCGGGACGCCGGGTTACGTTCGGCTCTCGTATGCGGCCAGCCAGGAGCGACTCCGGGAAGCGGTCGAGCGACTGGCTGACGCTGACTTGCTTTGA
- a CDS encoding 2-amino-3,7-dideoxy-D-threo-hept-6-ulosonate synthase, with product MTAGKTARLKRIGTGGRYLVVPMDHGLTMGPVTGLTDLESTVDAITAGGADAVLTQKGVADRVHGNRNGSGFIVHLNGSTTIGPDEEDKRPTGTVEDAVRAGADAVSFHINVGSDYEPDQLSQLTEVTSDAERLGMPVLAMAYARGPGIDESDPDALAHAVRLAEEVGADVIKTAYSGDADSFERVATAASKPVLIAGGSKGTDRETLAMVAGAIEGGAAGVSMGRSIFQHERPEAITQAISAVVHEDAGADDAAERAGLTVDI from the coding sequence ATGACTGCCGGGAAAACTGCACGCCTCAAACGTATCGGGACAGGAGGGCGGTACCTCGTCGTCCCCATGGATCACGGCCTCACGATGGGGCCAGTCACGGGCCTGACGGACCTCGAATCGACGGTCGACGCGATCACGGCCGGTGGGGCGGACGCCGTTCTCACCCAGAAAGGCGTCGCCGATCGCGTCCACGGCAACCGCAACGGCTCCGGGTTCATCGTCCACCTCAACGGCTCGACGACGATCGGGCCCGACGAGGAAGACAAACGCCCGACCGGGACCGTCGAGGACGCCGTCCGGGCCGGGGCCGACGCTGTCTCCTTTCACATCAATGTCGGCAGCGACTACGAACCCGACCAACTCTCACAGCTTACGGAAGTGACCAGCGACGCCGAGCGCCTGGGCATGCCGGTCCTGGCGATGGCTTATGCCCGCGGGCCTGGCATCGACGAGTCCGATCCCGACGCCCTGGCCCACGCCGTCCGGCTGGCCGAGGAAGTCGGGGCAGACGTCATCAAGACCGCCTACAGCGGCGATGCCGACTCCTTCGAGCGCGTCGCGACGGCCGCCAGCAAACCGGTTCTGATCGCCGGCGGCTCGAAAGGCACCGACCGCGAGACGCTGGCGATGGTCGCAGGGGCGATCGAGGGCGGCGCAGCAGGCGTCTCGATGGGCCGGTCGATTTTCCAGCACGAGCGCCCCGAGGCGATCACGCAGGCCATCTCGGCCGTCGTTCACGAGGACGCGGGGGCGGACGACGCCGCCGAGCGTGCCGGCCTCACGGTCGACATCTGA
- a CDS encoding helix-turn-helix domain-containing protein, with protein MSRLLPGRPDPTTEDREPTMLALDDDRADEVFDALGSETARTILQSLHGDPRPASELTDEVGTTLQNVQYHLTKLQAADLVTVVDTWYGENGAEMDVYAPTDEALVLFAGEDPESSLRTLLGRFVGVFGLLALGALVVAIAASRFRESEPAHFSSGSPNASSDYTVAFEPIVPDPLLVAMIFVAGGLVALAALLAIGRIRSA; from the coding sequence ATGAGTCGCTTACTCCCTGGTCGGCCCGATCCCACCACGGAGGATCGAGAGCCGACGATGCTCGCCCTCGACGATGACCGCGCCGACGAGGTCTTCGATGCGCTCGGCTCGGAGACAGCCCGGACCATCCTGCAGTCCCTTCATGGCGACCCCCGGCCCGCCTCGGAACTGACCGACGAGGTGGGGACGACTCTCCAGAACGTCCAGTATCACCTCACGAAACTCCAAGCCGCCGACCTCGTGACGGTCGTCGACACCTGGTACGGGGAAAACGGGGCCGAGATGGACGTTTACGCGCCAACCGACGAGGCACTGGTGTTGTTCGCCGGCGAGGATCCCGAGTCGTCACTCCGAACGCTGCTTGGACGGTTCGTGGGCGTCTTTGGGCTGCTTGCGCTGGGCGCACTCGTCGTTGCTATCGCGGCCAGTCGATTCCGTGAGTCCGAGCCAGCGCACTTCTCTTCGGGCAGTCCCAATGCCAGCAGCGACTACACGGTCGCGTTCGAGCCGATCGTGCCCGATCCACTCCTCGTCGCGATGATTTTCGTCGCCGGCGGGTTGGTTGCGTTGGCGGCGTTGCTCGCGATCGGTCGAATCCGTTCCGCGTAG
- a CDS encoding immunoglobulin-like domain-containing protein, producing MSNRLLAVIGLLAVVTTAGCLGLVDSGGSSPTDSPATERIADCAGDLERLDVGVTASSLPQQDANFTIEANGTTLQRGDSLEIALRNVDDESHGTGTERMFVLQRHVDGKWQTVLGAQEGRTGWNATLVTHDPGTGYTWNVRLADDGFSEWGYEPCTSMPPGEYRFVYHGLVEPGTYDDEIPDPSVAVEFTIVP from the coding sequence ATGTCGAACAGGCTGCTCGCGGTGATCGGTCTCCTGGCCGTCGTCACGACGGCCGGGTGCCTCGGCCTCGTCGACTCGGGCGGCTCGTCGCCGACCGACTCACCCGCCACCGAACGAATCGCCGACTGCGCCGGCGATCTCGAACGGCTCGATGTCGGTGTCACGGCCAGTTCCCTCCCCCAACAGGACGCCAACTTCACGATCGAGGCCAACGGGACGACACTACAGCGGGGCGACAGTCTCGAAATCGCCCTCCGGAACGTCGACGACGAATCTCACGGGACTGGGACCGAACGCATGTTCGTCCTCCAGCGGCACGTCGACGGCAAGTGGCAAACTGTCCTGGGTGCCCAGGAAGGGCGGACGGGCTGGAACGCGACGCTCGTCACCCACGACCCCGGAACGGGATACACCTGGAACGTCCGCCTCGCGGACGACGGGTTCTCCGAGTGGGGGTACGAACCCTGCACGTCGATGCCCCCCGGCGAGTATCGGTTCGTCTATCACGGACTCGTCGAACCTGGAACGTACGACGACGAGATACCCGACCCGTCGGTCGCCGTCGAGTTCACGATCGTACCGTAA
- a CDS encoding 3-dehydroquinate synthase II encodes MTRSVWLKADDEVGDWEARKRRITAGLEAGVDWVLVDEHDVERVRDLGEVNVAAFAGDDVHVMEAEGVDGPAADAVIVGKDGEGDGTVDLPSDFSGSADLSGLRGRDGANGGYVRILNEEYEAFAQAVAEDAEHTIVVSEDWQIIPLENLIARVGEETTLIAGVQTAEDARTAYETLEIGADAVLLDTDSPDEIRETCEVRDAVGRETLDLQYAEITAIEQTGSADRVCVDTGSIMDHDEGMLVGSMARGLFFVHAETAESPYVASRPFRVNAGAVHAYVRTPGGETKYLSELSSGEEVQVVNRDGTTREAIVGRAKIEQRPMFRLQAETDEGDTIETLLQNAETIKVATPDDRTAVTDLEVGDEVLVYHEDQARHFGEAVEESIIEK; translated from the coding sequence ATGACACGCTCCGTGTGGCTGAAAGCCGACGACGAAGTCGGCGACTGGGAGGCGCGCAAGCGTCGGATCACTGCGGGACTGGAAGCCGGCGTCGACTGGGTACTGGTCGACGAACACGACGTCGAACGCGTCCGGGACCTCGGCGAAGTCAACGTCGCCGCCTTCGCTGGAGACGACGTCCACGTCATGGAAGCCGAAGGCGTCGACGGTCCGGCTGCTGATGCAGTGATCGTCGGCAAAGACGGGGAAGGCGACGGCACAGTCGACCTTCCGTCGGACTTCTCTGGATCGGCTGATCTCTCCGGGTTGCGCGGTCGTGACGGCGCCAACGGCGGGTACGTTCGCATCCTGAACGAGGAGTACGAAGCCTTCGCACAAGCCGTCGCCGAAGACGCCGAACACACGATCGTCGTCAGCGAAGACTGGCAGATCATTCCTCTAGAGAACCTCATCGCCCGCGTCGGCGAGGAGACGACGCTGATCGCCGGCGTCCAGACCGCCGAAGACGCACGCACGGCCTACGAAACGCTCGAAATCGGCGCCGATGCCGTATTGCTGGACACCGACAGCCCCGACGAGATCCGCGAGACCTGTGAGGTCCGGGACGCAGTGGGCCGAGAGACACTGGACCTCCAGTACGCCGAGATCACCGCCATCGAGCAGACGGGCTCGGCCGATCGCGTCTGTGTCGATACGGGCTCGATCATGGACCACGACGAGGGCATGCTCGTCGGGTCGATGGCCCGCGGGCTCTTTTTCGTTCACGCCGAGACAGCCGAGTCACCCTACGTCGCCTCTCGGCCGTTCCGGGTCAACGCCGGGGCAGTCCACGCCTACGTTCGCACGCCCGGCGGGGAGACGAAGTACCTCTCGGAGCTGTCGAGTGGCGAGGAAGTCCAGGTCGTCAACCGGGATGGGACGACCCGCGAAGCGATCGTCGGCCGGGCGAAAATCGAGCAACGGCCCATGTTCCGCCTCCAGGCCGAGACCGACGAAGGCGATACCATCGAGACGCTGCTCCAGAACGCCGAGACGATCAAGGTCGCGACCCCGGACGACCGGACGGCCGTGACTGACCTCGAAGTCGGCGACGAAGTGTTGGTCTATCACGAAGATCAGGCTCGCCACTTCGGCGAGGCCGTCGAGGAGTCTATTATCGAGAAATAA
- a CDS encoding zinc ribbon domain-containing protein, with translation MTNGNSRRRAWLAAGLSLLLPGLGHAYLRRWARMALWFGFMFVFGTVLVVLPIVPAETFPQEFSVDAFFEFQRSLPASVDIARWLVTGLIATDAFVIARQETHEQTVESGQRCPDCRKELEDDSLSFCPWCGAEFGATTKEDESGQ, from the coding sequence GTGACAAACGGCAACTCGCGGCGGCGTGCGTGGCTGGCGGCCGGGCTGTCCTTACTCTTGCCTGGGCTCGGACACGCCTATCTCCGGCGCTGGGCGCGCATGGCGCTTTGGTTCGGATTCATGTTCGTTTTCGGGACTGTCCTCGTCGTCCTCCCAATCGTCCCGGCCGAGACGTTCCCACAGGAGTTCTCAGTCGACGCATTCTTCGAATTCCAGCGTTCCTTGCCGGCCAGTGTCGACATCGCACGGTGGCTGGTGACTGGCCTCATCGCCACCGACGCCTTCGTCATTGCCCGACAGGAGACGCACGAACAAACCGTCGAGTCAGGGCAGCGCTGTCCCGACTGTCGGAAAGAACTCGAAGACGACTCCCTTTCGTTTTGCCCGTGGTGTGGGGCGGAATTCGGGGCCACCACGAAAGAGGACGAATCAGGCCAGTAA
- a CDS encoding type I 3-dehydroquinate dehydratase, translated as MDFTSFRLAAATAELDSEPDAREHADLIELRMDLADEPLSQLSAYGGELPVLVTNRPTWEGGEAEADGRLTALEAAITDDAVGAVDVELATAREGEADRLIQTASEHDVSVIVSAHDFEATPSMGELQETLRAACEYGDVGKLAVTATSPDDVLDLLVATRAATVEGHTVATMAMGEAGRHSRAVAPIYGSKIGYAPVDPAEATAPGQYDLATLSTLVEQLSEAD; from the coding sequence ATGGACTTTACGTCGTTCAGACTCGCGGCTGCCACCGCCGAGTTAGACTCCGAACCCGACGCTCGTGAGCACGCCGACCTCATCGAGTTACGAATGGATCTGGCCGACGAGCCACTCTCGCAACTCTCGGCCTACGGCGGCGAGTTGCCGGTGTTGGTCACCAACCGGCCGACGTGGGAGGGCGGCGAGGCCGAGGCCGACGGGCGTCTGACCGCACTCGAGGCGGCCATCACCGACGACGCCGTCGGGGCAGTCGATGTCGAACTGGCGACCGCTCGCGAGGGTGAGGCCGACCGGCTTATCCAGACCGCCAGCGAACACGACGTCAGCGTGATCGTCTCGGCCCACGACTTCGAGGCAACGCCGTCGATGGGCGAGTTACAGGAGACCCTTCGGGCTGCTTGTGAGTACGGCGACGTCGGGAAACTCGCGGTGACAGCCACGTCGCCGGACGATGTGCTCGATCTGCTGGTGGCTACCCGTGCGGCCACGGTCGAGGGCCACACCGTCGCGACGATGGCGATGGGCGAGGCCGGTCGCCACTCCCGGGCGGTCGCCCCGATATACGGCTCGAAAATCGGCTACGCGCCCGTCGATCCAGCGGAGGCGACCGCACCCGGCCAGTACGACCTGGCGACGCTTTCGACGCTGGTCGAGCAACTGTCCGAGGCTGACTGA